A single Brachyspira hampsonii DNA region contains:
- a CDS encoding tetratricopeptide repeat protein: MLASESINNINADDEIKEIIKESNDIVIEKINNLIDINNISYAKKLALELIKKDNKYKYGYLVLIDIYYEENDFKSVIELINNALNFIKDDKDLLENKIEALISTYEYEEAKNVIEKLISLGNADSSVYGQYGILLSMEGKHNDAIEKYKKAISIDNEDVLSMINMSVAYRALYKYDDALNILDRALTINKNDQNIINRINNIKYLINNSKFEIGKLTAIQANPDRFNLLVPENFNASIDGAVLKIESPDNRISIIISYSDKKYDEAAIKELFDGFRIRRGELYSIITPISIKQREEYNDLFAEYIFISKINNNDFFNAISVVGKGEESIILTISSTVTVSSHLISFAKEVMNSLYLK; this comes from the coding sequence ATGCTAGCTAGCGAAAGTATAAATAATATTAATGCTGATGATGAAATTAAAGAGATTATAAAAGAAAGTAATGATATTGTAATAGAAAAGATAAATAATTTGATAGATATAAATAATATTTCTTATGCTAAAAAGCTAGCTTTAGAATTGATAAAAAAAGATAATAAATACAAATACGGATATTTAGTTTTAATTGATATATACTATGAAGAAAATGATTTCAAGTCTGTAATAGAACTTATTAATAATGCTCTTAATTTTATCAAAGATGATAAGGATTTGCTTGAAAATAAGATAGAGGCTCTTATAAGCACTTATGAATATGAAGAAGCAAAGAATGTTATAGAAAAATTGATATCTTTAGGAAATGCTGATTCAAGTGTTTACGGACAGTATGGAATTTTGCTTTCTATGGAAGGAAAACATAATGATGCTATAGAAAAATATAAAAAAGCCATATCAATAGATAATGAAGATGTTTTATCTATGATTAATATGTCTGTAGCTTATAGGGCATTATATAAATATGATGATGCTTTGAATATTTTGGACAGGGCATTAACTATAAATAAAAATGACCAAAATATTATAAACAGAATAAATAATATAAAATATTTAATAAATAATTCAAAGTTTGAAATAGGAAAATTAACGGCAATACAGGCTAATCCTGATAGATTTAATTTGCTTGTTCCTGAGAATTTTAATGCCTCTATAGACGGAGCAGTATTAAAAATAGAAAGTCCTGATAATAGAATATCAATAATAATCAGCTATAGTGATAAAAAATATGATGAAGCTGCTATAAAAGAGCTTTTTGACGGATTTAGAATTAGGAGAGGGGAGCTTTACTCTATAATTACTCCTATATCCATAAAGCAAAGAGAAGAATATAATGATTTATTTGCAGAGTATATATTCATTTCAAAGATAAATAATAATGATTTCTTTAATGCTATATCGGTAGTTGGTAAGGGAGAAGAGTCTATAATACTTACAATATCATCAACTGTTACAGTAAGCAGTCATTTAATATCATTTGCTAAAGAAGTTATGAATAGCTTATATCTCAAGTAA
- the flgB gene encoding flagellar basal body rod protein FlgB, with amino-acid sequence MNMFADTTYAKTMTVAKKLLNVYGLRAEVIADNIANVSTPNFKRSDVTFEYQLARALDSENYNGMEAKRTDSRHFPFNMPMDYKQVAPTITVDYDTSYRNDKNNVDIDKEMAEEAKNTLRYQMFTQIVNAQYREIRRMIGNA; translated from the coding sequence ATGAATATGTTTGCTGATACAACTTATGCTAAAACTATGACAGTAGCAAAAAAGCTTTTAAATGTTTACGGACTTAGAGCTGAGGTTATAGCAGATAATATAGCAAATGTATCTACTCCAAATTTCAAAAGAAGCGATGTAACTTTTGAATATCAGCTTGCAAGAGCTTTAGATAGTGAAAATTATAATGGTATGGAAGCTAAAAGAACAGATTCTAGACATTTTCCTTTTAATATGCCTATGGATTATAAACAGGTTGCACCTACTATTACAGTAGATTATGATACTAGCTATAGAAATGATAAAAATAATGTTGATATAGATAAAGAAATGGCAGAAGAAGCTAAAAATACTTTAAGATATCAAATGTTTACACAAATAGTAAATGCTCAGTATAGAGAAATAAGAAGAATGATAGGCAATGCTTGA
- a CDS encoding HAD family hydrolase — protein sequence MMRVAYFDLDKTILNKDSIFPFMIFYLKKNPSSIIHYIALMPYFLLFCLKIINNESMKYRIAHIFKNIDIEFGDKIGKEFADKIVPKLYYKDALEEINKLKKQGYTLIMVTASFEIYAKYIASNLGFDRCMGTELWTFRGKYTGYMYGKNCYGAAKRYRLFTEHFFPHHSNKNIAYSDSISDLPLFNFADTKVCVNPDKRLKEYALKNKDKGFTIVNWR from the coding sequence ATGATGAGAGTTGCTTATTTTGATTTGGATAAAACTATATTAAATAAAGATTCTATATTTCCATTTATGATATTCTATTTGAAAAAGAATCCTTCAAGTATAATACATTATATAGCTTTGATGCCTTATTTTTTATTATTTTGTTTAAAGATAATAAATAATGAAAGCATGAAATATAGAATAGCACATATATTCAAAAATATAGATATAGAATTTGGGGATAAGATAGGCAAAGAGTTTGCTGATAAGATTGTACCAAAATTATACTATAAAGATGCTTTAGAAGAGATAAATAAATTAAAAAAACAGGGTTATACATTAATTATGGTTACAGCAAGTTTTGAAATTTATGCTAAGTATATAGCATCAAATTTAGGCTTTGACAGATGTATGGGAACTGAATTATGGACTTTCAGAGGAAAATATACAGGATATATGTACGGTAAGAATTGTTATGGTGCTGCTAAAAGATACAGATTATTTACCGAGCATTTTTTTCCGCATCATAGCAATAAAAATATAGCATATAGTGATTCTATAAGTGATTTACCTCTTTTTAATTTTGCCGACACTAAAGTATGCGTTAATCCTGATAAGAGATTAAAAGAGTATGCTTTAAAAAATAAAGATAAAGGCTTTACTATAGTTAATTGGAGATAA
- the def gene encoding peptide deformylase — protein sequence MLRKLVIYGDERLQKVSEKIEKIDDEILTLIDDMFETMYKEKGVGLAAVQIGILKRLIVISVPDLDDETKPDFKLALINPEIIWHGEEKEILEEGCLSFPEIRDDVARYTQIKVKYLDKEGNEQILDAENYIAKVLQHEIDHTNGISFIDRLESYQKRRLKRELKELRNNTVREIKKIQNREILKNS from the coding sequence ATGCTAAGAAAATTAGTAATATACGGAGATGAAAGACTGCAGAAAGTATCAGAAAAGATAGAAAAAATAGATGATGAAATACTCACTTTAATAGATGATATGTTTGAGACTATGTATAAAGAGAAAGGTGTAGGACTTGCTGCGGTTCAGATAGGAATATTAAAAAGACTTATAGTTATATCTGTGCCTGATTTAGATGATGAAACAAAGCCTGATTTTAAGTTGGCTTTAATAAATCCGGAAATAATATGGCATGGAGAAGAAAAAGAAATTTTAGAGGAAGGATGTCTTTCATTTCCTGAAATAAGAGATGATGTTGCTAGGTACACTCAAATTAAAGTTAAATATTTGGATAAAGAAGGAAATGAACAGATACTAGATGCTGAAAATTACATAGCTAAAGTGCTTCAGCATGAAATAGATCATACTAATGGAATATCATTTATAGACAGATTAGAATCATATCAAAAAAGAAGATTGAAAAGAGAATTAAAAGAACTTAGAAATAATACTGTTAGAGAAATAAAAAAAATACAAAATAGAGAAATATTAAAAAATAGCTGA